The following are from one region of the Simiduia agarivorans SA1 = DSM 21679 genome:
- a CDS encoding class II aldolase/adducin family protein, with protein MSDFARELARTTIGSAKVELPPSEFESEQAERTYIKQRLAGAFRVFGHLGYDEGVAGHISVRDPGRPDHFWVNPVAVHFSLIKASDLVLVNHQGQIVEGDQLVNTAAFAIHSRLHAARADINAVAHAHSPYGRAFSALGKLLDPISQDACMFYENHALYNDFNGVVDETAEGDAIARALGDKPAAILQNHGLLTTGSSVDIACGLFMAMESACRSQLLAEAAGTTRLINHEVALKTRNYNATDLVKWANFQPSYQLMLQKDDSFLS; from the coding sequence ATGTCAGACTTTGCCAGAGAACTTGCACGTACCACCATCGGCTCGGCCAAAGTCGAGCTGCCGCCCAGCGAATTCGAATCCGAGCAGGCGGAACGCACCTACATCAAGCAACGGCTGGCGGGCGCCTTCCGGGTGTTCGGCCATCTGGGCTACGACGAAGGCGTGGCTGGGCATATCAGCGTGCGGGACCCGGGCCGGCCGGATCATTTCTGGGTCAACCCGGTGGCGGTGCATTTTTCGTTGATCAAAGCGTCTGATCTGGTGTTGGTCAATCATCAGGGTCAGATTGTGGAGGGCGATCAGTTGGTGAATACCGCCGCTTTTGCCATTCACTCCCGCCTGCACGCCGCGCGCGCCGACATCAATGCGGTGGCGCATGCCCATTCGCCTTACGGCCGCGCCTTCAGTGCGTTGGGCAAATTGTTAGACCCGATTTCGCAGGACGCCTGCATGTTTTATGAAAACCACGCGCTCTACAACGACTTCAATGGCGTGGTGGATGAAACGGCGGAGGGTGATGCCATCGCCCGTGCCTTAGGTGACAAACCGGCGGCGATTTTGCAGAACCATGGCCTGCTGACCACGGGAAGTTCGGTCGACATTGCCTGCGGTTTGTTTATGGCCATGGAAAGCGCTTGTCGATCGCAATTGCTGGCTGAAGCGGCCGGTACTACGCGCCTGATCAACCACGAGGTGGCGTTGAAAACCCGCAATTACAACGCGACGGACCTGGTGAAGTGGGCAAATTTTCAGCCCAGCTATCAGTTGATGTTGCAAAAAGACGACAGCTTTCTGTCCTGA